A part of Roseofilum casamattae BLCC-M143 genomic DNA contains:
- a CDS encoding sensor domain-containing diguanylate cyclase, translated as MVKLSLKKIVCKANIKSILQAVLDRDPSLAIVDDCQTLLMGNSEIHLLESHGREIAVEDRILGWILGGHANNSNATIIAHILETELNKKVLAADALDKYEELNFLYDISAKISTCLYVDEVIKLMADEALKQIPGNMLAVVLYNANENSLQTFYPQNNRVTLGHTLSPDMGIVGAVFRSGKAEIVNQVRSDDRFIDREFSMYSLICAPLKTQQGILGAIQISSDRPMQYTAQDLKLFMALASQAAASIQNALFYKQLEEYSRTLEVKVAERTAALERANQELNRLAHLDGLTKVANRRCFEDVFQKEWYRLAEEKQPLSIIVCDVDYFKRYNDTYGHQMGDECLQAIATTIATTLTNPTDLVARYGGEEFVVIMPNAQASNAWMIAQNIEREIRQLGIEHKASLVSPLITLSMGISSIVPHNAISSQEFFEIADRALYDAKKQGRDRVVFRELKSSVI; from the coding sequence ATGGTTAAATTAAGTCTAAAAAAAATTGTTTGCAAAGCTAATATAAAATCAATCTTGCAAGCCGTTCTCGATCGCGATCCTAGCTTAGCGATTGTCGATGACTGTCAAACACTATTGATGGGGAATAGTGAAATTCATTTATTGGAATCTCACGGCCGCGAGATTGCTGTTGAAGATCGGATTCTGGGATGGATTTTAGGCGGACACGCGAATAATTCAAACGCCACAATTATCGCTCATATTTTGGAAACAGAACTGAATAAAAAAGTCTTGGCAGCTGATGCTCTAGATAAATATGAAGAACTGAATTTTTTATATGATATTTCTGCCAAAATATCAACCTGCTTGTATGTGGATGAAGTGATTAAGCTAATGGCAGATGAAGCGCTTAAGCAAATTCCTGGGAATATGCTAGCCGTTGTTCTTTACAATGCGAATGAAAATTCTCTACAAACATTTTATCCGCAAAACAACCGAGTGACTCTCGGTCATACTCTATCTCCAGATATGGGAATTGTTGGGGCTGTATTTCGCTCGGGCAAAGCTGAAATTGTCAACCAAGTCCGTTCCGACGATCGATTCATTGACCGAGAATTTTCGATGTACTCATTAATCTGTGCTCCCTTAAAAACTCAGCAGGGAATTTTAGGGGCGATCCAAATTAGTAGCGATCGCCCCATGCAATATACTGCCCAAGACTTAAAACTGTTCATGGCTCTGGCGTCGCAAGCGGCAGCATCCATTCAAAATGCCTTATTCTACAAGCAATTAGAAGAATATTCTCGAACCTTAGAAGTGAAAGTAGCCGAACGAACGGCAGCCCTAGAGCGAGCCAACCAAGAACTCAATCGCCTCGCTCATTTAGACGGATTAACCAAAGTGGCCAATCGTCGTTGTTTTGAAGATGTCTTTCAGAAAGAATGGTATCGGTTAGCCGAAGAAAAACAACCCCTTTCTATTATTGTTTGCGATGTCGATTATTTTAAACGCTACAATGACACGTACGGTCACCAAATGGGCGATGAATGCTTGCAAGCGATCGCCACAACTATTGCCACAACCTTAACTAACCCCACCGATCTGGTGGCTCGATATGGCGGTGAAGAATTTGTCGTTATTATGCCCAACGCTCAAGCCTCTAATGCTTGGATGATTGCTCAAAATATCGAACGAGAAATCAGGCAACTGGGAATCGAACACAAAGCCTCTTTAGTCAGTCCCCTCATTACCCTAAGTATGGGAATATCGTCCATTGTTCCCCATAATGCTATCTCCAGCCAAGAGTTTTTCGAGATTGCCGATCGCGCCCTCTACGACGCCAAAAAACAAGGGCGCGATCGCGTAGTCTTTCGCGAACTCAAATCCAGCGTTATTTAA
- a CDS encoding two-component system response regulator → MVNLTDSPSGPILIVDDNTNNLRVLFNFLRSSGFKVLVATDGRNALEKIAQTTPDLVLLDVMMPDMSGFEVCRVLQSHSETQDIPIIFMTALSDNEDKVRGLNLGAVDYITKPFYQEEVLSRVRLHLKLRHLNQNLQEKNKQLESEVRSRKLAEQQLKELNEYLESRVAYRTEQLSAALEELKVREEQLSYEASHDHLTGLFNRLWVTQYLSALLDSSISQPASENYAIFFLNLSRFKRVNDRLGHRIGDEVLKTIAQRLGECWKGRGYVARLSGDKFLTILENYDEHLSLENFAERVLEQLRSPIVIRHYHLSISAHIGIIPSLLGYQKMTDILRDADIVMSELKRSGTASYCILDPTLQSRALERIQLEAELPIAIEQQQFELYYQPILSLQNDRLIGFESLIRWQHPEQGLLSPFFFIELAEETGYIEEIGSIVIELSCQQLQQWNQSFNLGDPLVMNVNVSPLQLQNKQIIEILQSIGDRYGVSPQQLKLEVTESAFLEDDNSSIEVLEAIHHQGIKLCIDDFGTGYSSLSRLSSFPVNTLKIDRCFVQQLKSPEGVAIIQTIVSLAHYLGIDLVAEGIETMEQLESLKTLGCEFGQGYWFAKPMNSLDATEWIRNYGNTSIS, encoded by the coding sequence CTCCGAGTCCTCTTTAACTTCCTCAGAAGCAGCGGCTTTAAAGTTCTTGTGGCCACAGACGGAAGAAATGCCTTAGAGAAAATCGCACAGACGACTCCCGATTTAGTTCTGCTCGATGTCATGATGCCGGATATGAGTGGATTTGAAGTCTGTCGCGTACTGCAATCGCACTCTGAAACTCAAGATATTCCGATTATTTTTATGACGGCTTTATCGGATAATGAAGATAAAGTCAGAGGCTTGAATTTGGGGGCAGTTGACTATATTACGAAACCATTTTATCAAGAAGAAGTATTGAGTCGCGTCCGATTGCATCTGAAATTGCGACACTTAAACCAAAATTTGCAGGAGAAAAATAAGCAACTCGAGAGCGAAGTGCGATCGCGGAAACTGGCAGAACAGCAGCTCAAAGAACTAAATGAATATCTCGAGAGCCGAGTGGCTTATCGAACCGAGCAACTTTCAGCTGCCTTAGAAGAGCTAAAAGTTCGGGAAGAACAACTCAGCTATGAAGCTTCCCACGATCATCTCACTGGATTATTTAACCGGTTATGGGTGACCCAATACCTCTCTGCCTTATTAGATAGTTCTATTTCTCAACCCGCCTCAGAAAATTATGCAATTTTTTTCCTCAATCTGAGCCGATTTAAACGAGTTAACGATCGCCTGGGACACCGAATTGGCGATGAAGTTTTGAAAACGATTGCACAACGGCTGGGCGAGTGTTGGAAAGGTCGGGGTTATGTGGCTCGACTCAGTGGAGATAAATTTCTCACTATCTTAGAAAATTATGACGAACACTTGAGCCTAGAAAATTTTGCCGAACGGGTATTAGAACAGTTGCGATCGCCAATTGTCATCCGTCACTATCACCTCTCTATCTCGGCTCATATTGGTATTATTCCCTCACTGTTGGGCTATCAGAAAATGACGGATATCTTGCGAGATGCTGATATTGTCATGTCGGAGCTGAAGCGATCGGGAACGGCCAGCTATTGTATTTTAGATCCGACGCTACAATCTCGCGCTCTCGAGAGGATACAACTCGAAGCTGAATTACCCATTGCCATCGAACAACAACAGTTTGAATTGTATTATCAACCTATTCTTTCTCTGCAGAACGATCGGTTAATCGGATTTGAATCGTTGATTCGTTGGCAACATCCCGAACAAGGGCTTCTTTCACCGTTTTTCTTTATTGAATTGGCAGAAGAAACAGGCTATATCGAAGAAATAGGAAGCATTGTTATCGAACTATCTTGCCAACAACTACAGCAGTGGAATCAATCCTTTAACTTGGGCGATCCATTAGTCATGAATGTTAATGTTTCCCCCCTGCAATTGCAAAATAAGCAGATTATTGAAATACTCCAAAGTATTGGCGATCGCTATGGAGTGTCTCCTCAGCAACTGAAACTAGAAGTCACCGAAAGTGCATTTCTGGAAGATGACAACAGCTCCATTGAAGTTCTCGAAGCCATTCACCATCAAGGCATCAAACTCTGCATTGATGATTTTGGCACGGGTTACTCTTCATTAAGTCGCCTGTCATCTTTCCCGGTCAATACTTTAAAAATCGATCGCTGTTTTGTGCAACAGCTAAAGAGTCCCGAAGGCGTTGCCATTATCCAGACGATCGTCTCTTTAGCTCATTATTTGGGAATAGATCTAGTTGCTGAAGGGATTGAAACCATGGAACAATTGGAGTCTCTGAAAACCTTAGGGTGCGAATTCGGACAAGGATATTGGTTTGCCAAACCCATGAACTCTCTGGATGCGACTGAGTGGATTAGAAATTATGGGAATACATCCATCAGCTAA
- a CDS encoding adenylyltransferase/cytidyltransferase family protein: MSIIFTLAELKTAIANNPESWRPLVLTNGCFDLLHIGHLHYLRAAKSLGKSLVVAVNSDRSVSGLKPNRPIVPEAQRAELIAGLKPVDAVVVFDTPTAVPLIEVLQPDIYAKGGDYTPETLPEMPAVRACGCRLELIQITANTSTTAIINRILSGK, encoded by the coding sequence ATGAGCATCATCTTTACCCTTGCCGAACTGAAAACAGCGATCGCCAACAATCCCGAGTCATGGCGTCCGTTAGTGCTGACTAATGGATGCTTTGACCTGTTGCATATCGGGCATTTGCACTATTTGCGAGCGGCGAAATCCTTGGGAAAATCCCTGGTGGTGGCAGTGAATAGCGATCGCTCCGTAAGCGGACTCAAACCCAACCGTCCCATCGTACCGGAAGCCCAGCGAGCCGAGTTAATTGCTGGATTGAAACCGGTTGATGCCGTAGTAGTCTTTGACACGCCAACTGCCGTCCCTTTAATCGAAGTGCTCCAGCCGGATATTTATGCTAAGGGAGGGGACTATACTCCAGAAACCCTACCGGAAATGCCAGCGGTTCGAGCCTGCGGATGCCGACTGGAGTTAATTCAAATAACAGCAAACACTTCAACTACGGCAATCATTAATCGTATTCTGAGCGGGAAGTAA
- a CDS encoding lipid-A-disaccharide synthase-related protein, giving the protein MVSPSVLFLSNGHGEDLNGSLIARALQENYPQIEVAAMPLVGSGGAYRRLGIPIIGPTRTLPSGGIWYMNPLYLIKDLFSGLIGLTWQQIRAVQRYSQRCQLLVAVGDIVPIGLARLTGRPYLAFVVSTSSYYEGKVRIPWLTQKCLRSQCCLQIYTRDAYTAEDLRDRGLGKTQFVGCPFMDAIAPTGKCLNLDPNCSTIALLPGSRLPEALENFALQLGLCERLSALQPVQFQAALVPTISVEDLKAAAVAQGWTYSAEKLSKDGTEVYYHFDAFADILHQCDLVLGMAGTAVEQAVGLGKPIVQIAGRGPQFTYRFAEAQMRLLGPSITTIGTGPATPEILAEAAKTIARILGDTRYQQACIDNGRERIGPFGSSQTFAEHIARQSIYLTERSPDRY; this is encoded by the coding sequence ATGGTTAGCCCATCTGTCTTATTCCTGAGTAACGGTCATGGAGAAGACCTGAATGGGAGTTTAATTGCGAGAGCGCTGCAAGAAAATTACCCGCAAATTGAGGTCGCTGCCATGCCTTTGGTGGGTTCTGGGGGAGCTTATCGGCGTTTGGGTATCCCGATTATCGGACCGACGCGAACCCTTCCGTCCGGTGGAATTTGGTATATGAATCCTTTGTATCTGATTAAAGATTTATTTTCTGGGTTAATTGGATTGACCTGGCAGCAAATTCGGGCGGTGCAACGTTACAGTCAGCGGTGTCAGTTATTAGTGGCAGTTGGCGATATCGTACCCATTGGATTAGCTCGGTTAACGGGTCGTCCTTATTTGGCATTTGTGGTCTCGACCTCGAGTTATTATGAAGGGAAGGTGAGGATTCCTTGGCTGACGCAAAAATGCTTGCGATCGCAATGCTGCTTGCAAATTTATACTCGCGATGCTTATACGGCTGAAGATTTACGCGATCGCGGGTTGGGTAAGACTCAATTTGTCGGGTGTCCGTTTATGGATGCGATCGCGCCGACGGGCAAATGCCTAAATCTCGATCCAAATTGCTCTACCATTGCTCTGCTTCCTGGGAGTCGTTTGCCCGAAGCCTTGGAAAATTTTGCCCTACAACTGGGGTTGTGCGAGCGGCTATCTGCTCTACAACCGGTGCAGTTCCAAGCAGCATTAGTCCCTACAATTTCCGTTGAGGATTTAAAGGCGGCGGCCGTGGCGCAAGGATGGACGTATTCGGCTGAAAAATTGAGCAAAGATGGAACTGAAGTTTATTATCATTTTGATGCGTTTGCCGATATTTTGCATCAATGCGATCTGGTATTAGGTATGGCAGGAACGGCGGTAGAACAAGCGGTGGGGTTGGGTAAACCCATCGTGCAAATTGCGGGAAGGGGGCCGCAGTTTACCTATCGGTTTGCGGAGGCGCAAATGCGGTTATTGGGCCCTTCAATCACGACCATTGGTACGGGGCCGGCTACTCCAGAAATCTTAGCAGAAGCGGCTAAAACGATTGCTCGTATTCTCGGCGATACTCGGTATCAACAAGCTTGTATTGACAACGGACGAGAACGCATCGGCCCTTTCGGGAGTTCCCAGACATTTGCCGAGCATATTGCTCGACAGTCTATTTATCTGACGGAGCGATCGCCAGATAGATATTAA
- a CDS encoding response regulator transcription factor has protein sequence MSKKVLIVDDEPNILILMEQALEKLEDENNAIILTAKNGREALDIIYAEKPDLVFLDVMMPKMSGLEVCQQVKEDGNLNNIYIIMLTAKGQEFDKKTGIAVGADLYMTKPFRPKEVLAKSREILGYVAT, from the coding sequence ATGAGTAAAAAAGTTTTGATTGTTGATGACGAACCAAATATTCTGATTTTGATGGAGCAAGCTCTAGAAAAATTAGAAGACGAAAATAATGCGATTATATTAACAGCTAAAAATGGTCGAGAGGCTCTAGATATTATTTATGCGGAGAAACCAGATTTAGTGTTTCTCGATGTCATGATGCCAAAAATGAGCGGTCTAGAAGTGTGCCAGCAGGTTAAGGAAGATGGAAATTTGAACAATATATATATTATTATGTTGACAGCGAAAGGTCAAGAATTTGATAAAAAAACAGGTATAGCTGTGGGTGCAGATTTGTATATGACCAAGCCTTTCCGACCAAAGGAAGTACTGGCGAAGTCTAGGGAAATTCTAGGGTATGTTGCTACATGA
- a CDS encoding GUN4 N-terminal ARM-like repeat domain-containing protein, protein MPELTDLEQLAALLSSSTAKAQLKTIDTLSTLGTSGETVLMEFLSGADNAPIWVKGKAFLILKASESPQVQEFLQRHYPQGIVALNSDRDIDYSSLQELLMVQKFQEADRLTLLKMCELAGESAIGRKWLYFSEVNRFPRTDLRTIDTLWLAYSEGKFGFSVQRELWLGVGKNWEKLWPKIQWRTGKTWTRYPNEFIWDVSAPRGHLPLSNQLRGVRVMDSLLSHPVWNE, encoded by the coding sequence GTGCCTGAACTGACCGATCTCGAACAACTAGCGGCTTTGCTGTCATCTTCGACGGCGAAAGCACAACTAAAAACAATTGACACTCTGAGTACTTTGGGAACTTCGGGGGAAACAGTGTTAATGGAGTTTCTCTCCGGTGCGGATAATGCTCCGATCTGGGTGAAGGGAAAAGCGTTTCTGATTCTGAAAGCGTCCGAGTCGCCGCAGGTGCAAGAGTTCCTGCAACGTCATTATCCTCAAGGTATTGTCGCTTTAAATAGCGATCGCGATATTGACTATAGCTCCCTCCAGGAGTTATTAATGGTGCAGAAGTTCCAGGAAGCCGATCGCCTGACCCTGCTGAAAATGTGCGAATTGGCTGGGGAGAGCGCTATCGGGCGCAAGTGGTTGTATTTCTCCGAAGTAAACCGGTTTCCGCGAACGGACTTGCGCACGATCGACACGCTTTGGTTAGCCTATTCGGAAGGAAAGTTTGGGTTTTCCGTACAGCGGGAACTCTGGTTGGGAGTCGGGAAAAATTGGGAAAAACTCTGGCCGAAAATTCAGTGGCGGACGGGGAAAACTTGGACGCGCTATCCGAATGAGTTTATTTGGGATGTCAGCGCTCCTCGAGGACATCTTCCTTTAAGCAATCAACTGCGGGGAGTACGGGTGATGGATTCTTTATTATCTCACCCAGTATGGAATGAGTAG